The following are encoded together in the Flavobacterium haoranii genome:
- a CDS encoding SusC/RagA family TonB-linked outer membrane protein: MRQILLFISLLILPFVSFSQEIKGNVVDDQGNPLIGVTIHASQSDKYTTTDFDGNFALEAKQGEDVVFTFIGFETLTMKAAQNMQAVLKESVTQLEDVVMIGYGTAKKRDLTGSIVSIKGEEVADKPNNNVLNSLQGKVAGLQVVNSGQPGSEPDVRIRGTISLYQTKPLYVVDGIFTDNIDFINPSDIASLEVLKDPSSLSVFGARGANGVILVTTKRAKTGETLINYNTSVGFKSITGQPDMANASQFKTLYEMQRENQGIAPYSYYNLYAADTDWVDTIANDNALFYNHNISFSNSTENNKIYAGFGYSNEEGLVKNELYKKFTANLNDELTLKKNLKLGLNLNFLDARLPRLGNFTSAINSTPIVAPYNNALGVYNQLPTEMGGAQLGNPLLEVEGKNGTQLNRDTRFVANVYAELKFLEHFTLRGAYLADLDYNKGRGYTPVFNVYAAESDDLTAYGSNLLTKVNQYSNYKQNLQQDYTLSYKNTFGKHNVTLLAGHTRYEEYFSAMSGTVSQYAPNYNADGVDTNQIPNDPRWWYLNVFPYGDPTTRLSNSSQWDRATLSYLGRVLYNYDGKYMVNASLRRDDSSEIRKAQNFWAVGAAWEISKENFFKNDYVSYLKIKGSIGEQGNQFTSLHYPTYPLYVSGQSAVFGENLVPANILAYRVNPNLKWETVFSKEIGFEATAFNNKLSLEVNYYDKTTDGLLAYITTSTDEFYGNVGEVKNNGFEFVASWKNEVNDKFNYSISGNLTTMNNKVVSLYDDGFDYFSNPTRTIAGQPISSFYGYIVEGVYQTEADVLLSPTSNVGNYGVGDLKFKDVNGDGIITADDRTYIGNPTPDFTYGFSANLNYNNWSLGLDFQGVYGNEVYRNWGNGSTYAQFNYRTARLNAWNGPGTSNWEPQVNDASGYNSMASTYMVEDGSYLRLRNVQLAYNFNASFLDKLSIKSLKMFLNAQNMVTWRNNSGFTPEFGGSPTQFGVDNGSYPIPVITTVGLNVTF; the protein is encoded by the coding sequence ATGAGACAAATTTTATTATTTATTTCATTACTCATTTTACCATTTGTTTCTTTTTCACAAGAGATAAAAGGTAATGTAGTGGATGATCAAGGTAATCCCTTAATAGGTGTTACCATACATGCCTCTCAATCTGATAAATATACCACAACAGATTTTGACGGTAATTTTGCTCTTGAAGCAAAGCAGGGTGAAGATGTTGTTTTCACTTTTATTGGTTTTGAAACATTAACAATGAAAGCTGCTCAAAATATGCAAGCAGTATTAAAGGAAAGTGTTACACAACTTGAAGACGTGGTAATGATTGGTTATGGTACTGCAAAAAAACGAGATTTAACTGGTTCAATAGTTAGTATTAAAGGTGAAGAAGTAGCTGATAAACCAAATAACAATGTTCTTAACTCATTACAAGGTAAAGTAGCTGGTTTACAAGTTGTGAATTCTGGGCAACCTGGTTCTGAACCAGATGTACGTATTAGAGGAACTATCAGTTTGTATCAAACTAAACCTTTGTATGTAGTTGATGGTATTTTTACTGATAATATTGATTTCATTAACCCTAGTGATATTGCATCATTAGAAGTTTTAAAAGATCCATCTTCATTATCAGTATTTGGTGCTCGTGGTGCAAATGGTGTAATTTTAGTTACAACTAAAAGAGCTAAAACAGGTGAGACTTTAATTAATTATAATACTTCAGTTGGTTTTAAGAGTATTACAGGACAACCTGATATGGCAAACGCTTCTCAGTTCAAAACTTTATATGAGATGCAAAGAGAAAATCAAGGTATAGCTCCTTACTCTTATTATAATTTATATGCTGCCGATACTGATTGGGTTGATACTATAGCTAATGATAATGCATTATTCTATAATCATAACATTTCATTTTCTAACTCAACAGAAAATAATAAAATATATGCTGGTTTTGGATATTCAAACGAAGAAGGTTTAGTAAAAAATGAATTATATAAAAAATTCACAGCTAATTTAAATGATGAATTAACACTTAAAAAGAATTTAAAATTAGGTCTTAATTTAAACTTTTTAGATGCTCGTTTACCAAGATTAGGCAATTTTACTAGTGCAATAAATTCAACTCCAATTGTTGCACCTTATAATAATGCTTTAGGTGTATATAATCAATTACCTACTGAAATGGGAGGTGCACAATTAGGGAATCCTCTTTTAGAAGTGGAAGGTAAAAATGGTACACAATTAAATAGAGATACTCGTTTTGTAGCAAATGTTTATGCAGAATTAAAATTTTTAGAACATTTTACATTGAGAGGAGCTTATTTAGCTGATTTAGATTATAATAAAGGTAGAGGATATACTCCCGTTTTTAATGTTTATGCTGCAGAATCTGACGACTTAACGGCTTATGGATCTAATTTATTAACAAAAGTTAATCAATACAGCAATTATAAGCAAAACTTACAGCAAGATTACACATTATCTTATAAGAATACTTTTGGAAAGCACAATGTAACTTTATTAGCAGGTCATACTCGATATGAAGAATATTTTTCTGCTATGAGTGGTACTGTTTCTCAATATGCACCAAATTATAATGCAGATGGAGTGGATACAAATCAAATTCCTAATGATCCAAGATGGTGGTATTTAAATGTATTTCCATATGGAGATCCTACAACTAGATTGTCAAATTCTTCTCAATGGGATAGAGCTACTTTATCTTATTTAGGTCGTGTTCTTTATAACTATGACGGAAAATACATGGTTAATGCTTCGTTAAGACGTGATGATTCTTCAGAAATTAGAAAAGCACAAAACTTCTGGGCTGTTGGTGCTGCTTGGGAAATTTCTAAAGAGAATTTCTTTAAAAATGATTATGTAAGCTATTTAAAAATAAAAGGCTCAATAGGTGAACAAGGTAATCAATTTACATCATTACATTATCCAACTTATCCACTTTATGTATCAGGTCAAAGTGCTGTGTTTGGTGAAAATCTTGTTCCTGCAAATATTTTAGCTTACAGAGTTAATCCAAATTTAAAATGGGAAACAGTTTTCTCAAAAGAAATAGGATTTGAAGCTACTGCTTTTAATAACAAATTATCATTAGAAGTAAATTATTATGATAAAACTACTGATGGTTTATTGGCATATATTACTACTTCAACGGATGAGTTTTATGGTAACGTAGGTGAAGTTAAAAATAATGGTTTTGAGTTTGTTGCTTCTTGGAAAAATGAAGTTAACGACAAATTTAATTATTCAATTTCAGGGAACTTAACTACGATGAATAATAAAGTAGTGAGTTTATATGATGATGGGTTTGACTATTTTTCTAACCCTACTAGAACTATTGCAGGACAACCTATTAGTTCTTTTTATGGTTATATTGTAGAAGGTGTTTATCAAACTGAAGCAGATGTATTATTATCGCCTACAAGTAATGTTGGAAATTATGGAGTAGGTGACTTAAAATTCAAAGATGTAAATGGTGATGGTATAATTACTGCTGACGATAGAACTTATATAGGTAATCCAACTCCAGATTTTACTTATGGTTTTTCAGCTAATTTAAATTATAATAATTGGAGTTTAGGATTAGATTTTCAAGGTGTTTATGGTAATGAAGTTTATAGAAATTGGGGTAATGGTTCTACATATGCTCAATTTAACTATAGAACAGCACGCTTAAATGCATGGAACGGACCAGGAACTTCAAATTGGGAACCTCAAGTTAATGATGCCTCTGGTTATAATTCAATGGCTTCTACTTACATGGTTGAAGACGGTAGTTATTTACGTTTAAGAAATGTTCAGTTAGCATATAATTTTAATGCTTCATTTTTAGATAAATTAAGTATTAAGAGTTTAAAAATGTTCTTAAATGCTCAAAATATGGTGACTTGGAGAAATAATTCAGGATTTACTCCAGAATTTGGTGGTAGTCCAACTCAATTTGGTGTAGATAATGGTTCATACCCAATTCCAGTTATTACTACTGTAGGTTTAAATGTTACTTTTTAA
- a CDS encoding RagB/SusD family nutrient uptake outer membrane protein codes for MKNINKIKFFALASLLALGVASCDDDFLDRKPLGNAAAGDLPGGGFEERTFGLYGLMRTSDGVTNIPRLFFQSIRSDDAMKGSTSSDASLQGNIFDGFQYNATETWITLANWKGHYNVIFECNDIITDIDAIENPDNATLGFKAEAMALRAFCYFDLRRDFGEVPIILNKVEVPSDGIAPKSTVAQVDAQIISDLEFAKDYLPTAWSAYPGRATKGFAQTLLAKLYLYRQEWQNCIDQLNDVMTYGYALHNDFVELFLQDGDNSTESVFEIQFLRLAGVNYSNNYWEVQGVRGTGSWDLGWGFNVPTQNLVDAFETGDPRRNATILYSGQGDGYGLTVPDFPPLAQPYWNKKAYSLPSERSQFSENKNHWANIKIMRYADVLLMYAEALNELGQSSTAIDYINQVRARARGGNVTVLPDVTSTDQATVRDAIKHERRIEFAMEGERFYDLVRWGDATTVLGPLGYQARNEYYPIPQSAIDQSGGVLIQNPNY; via the coding sequence ATGAAAAATATAAATAAGATAAAATTCTTTGCTTTAGCTTCTTTACTTGCATTAGGAGTAGCTTCATGTGATGATGATTTTTTAGATAGAAAACCATTAGGTAATGCCGCAGCAGGTGATTTACCAGGTGGTGGTTTTGAAGAAAGAACATTTGGTCTATATGGTTTAATGAGAACTTCTGATGGGGTTACAAATATTCCTAGATTGTTCTTTCAAAGTATTCGCTCAGATGATGCTATGAAGGGAAGTACTTCTTCTGATGCTTCTTTACAAGGAAATATTTTTGATGGTTTTCAATATAATGCAACAGAGACTTGGATTACTCTAGCGAATTGGAAAGGACATTATAACGTTATTTTTGAATGCAATGATATTATTACTGATATTGATGCAATTGAAAATCCAGATAATGCAACCCTTGGTTTTAAAGCAGAAGCAATGGCACTGCGTGCATTCTGTTATTTCGATTTAAGAAGAGATTTTGGTGAAGTTCCTATTATCCTTAATAAAGTTGAAGTTCCTTCTGATGGTATTGCTCCTAAATCTACAGTTGCTCAAGTTGATGCTCAAATAATTAGCGATTTAGAGTTTGCTAAAGATTACTTGCCAACGGCTTGGTCTGCTTATCCTGGTAGAGCAACAAAAGGTTTCGCACAAACATTATTAGCAAAATTATATTTATATCGTCAAGAGTGGCAAAACTGTATTGATCAATTAAACGATGTAATGACTTATGGTTATGCTTTACATAATGATTTTGTTGAATTGTTTTTACAAGATGGTGATAATTCAACTGAGTCTGTTTTTGAAATTCAATTTTTGCGTTTAGCAGGAGTTAACTATTCAAATAATTATTGGGAAGTTCAAGGAGTACGTGGTACAGGTTCTTGGGATTTAGGATGGGGTTTCAATGTTCCTACTCAAAATTTAGTAGATGCTTTTGAAACTGGAGATCCTAGAAGAAATGCAACTATTCTTTATTCAGGTCAAGGAGATGGTTATGGTTTAACAGTGCCAGATTTTCCTCCATTAGCACAACCTTATTGGAATAAAAAAGCATATAGTTTACCAAGTGAAAGATCTCAGTTTTCTGAAAATAAAAACCATTGGGCAAATATCAAAATTATGCGTTATGCAGATGTTTTATTAATGTATGCTGAAGCATTAAATGAATTAGGACAATCTTCAACAGCTATTGATTATATCAACCAAGTTAGAGCTAGAGCTAGAGGAGGAAATGTAACAGTATTACCAGATGTAACATCAACAGATCAAGCAACAGTTAGAGATGCAATTAAGCACGAAAGAAGAATTGAGTTTGCTATGGAAGGTGAAAGATTCTATGATTTAGTTCGTTGGGGAGATGCTACTACAGTTTTAGGACCATTGGGTTACCAAGCTAGAAACGAGTATTATCCAATCCCTCAATCTGCTATAGACCAGTCTGGTGGAGTTTTAATTCAAAATCCAAATTATTAA
- a CDS encoding LamG domain-containing protein produces MKINSIVLSKVSVFIATTFLLVGCQNMDEPALGDYPTDEANIPAGDLRFFVPFDKEADLIRFKFAEDLSGYPCFTPDNSVSQEEGVNSGAFKSGASGSFLKYLNANDFATVAESFTVSLWEKRDGQTKNNTGANGPEYPFSFTVKNGYHWSGSNFFLLLEGDNSGCAVKVVVATGDNGSGAASADTWLTWEGAASIPGLLDNEWHHLVFVYDATTSGLTFYKDGVAIGTKTWGSHGPINFMNSAVTSFRIGCGPGSSFTTGDWLSSSWKGSLDQFRLYATALSASEVQDLYTNNN; encoded by the coding sequence ATGAAAATAAATTCAATTGTTTTATCAAAAGTAAGCGTATTTATTGCGACAACTTTTTTATTAGTTGGATGCCAAAATATGGATGAACCGGCTTTAGGAGACTACCCAACAGACGAGGCAAATATTCCTGCAGGAGATTTAAGATTTTTTGTTCCTTTCGATAAGGAGGCAGATTTAATCAGATTTAAATTTGCAGAAGATTTATCGGGATATCCTTGTTTTACACCTGATAATTCTGTTTCTCAAGAAGAAGGTGTTAATTCTGGAGCATTCAAAAGCGGAGCTTCAGGTTCATTTTTGAAGTATTTAAATGCAAATGACTTTGCAACTGTTGCAGAAAGCTTTACAGTTTCTCTTTGGGAAAAAAGAGATGGACAAACAAAAAATAATACAGGTGCAAATGGTCCTGAGTATCCTTTTAGTTTTACAGTTAAGAATGGATATCATTGGTCAGGTTCAAATTTCTTTTTATTATTAGAAGGAGATAATTCTGGATGTGCTGTTAAAGTTGTTGTAGCAACTGGTGATAATGGTTCAGGTGCAGCTTCTGCAGATACATGGTTAACTTGGGAAGGAGCAGCATCAATTCCTGGGTTATTAGATAACGAATGGCATCATTTAGTATTTGTTTACGATGCAACAACTTCTGGTTTAACGTTTTATAAAGATGGTGTTGCAATTGGTACTAAAACTTGGGGAAGTCATGGACCAATTAATTTCATGAATTCAGCTGTAACAAGCTTCAGAATTGGTTGTGGTCCAGGGTCTAGTTTTACTACTGGTGATTGGTTATCTTCTTCATGGAAAGGAAGTTTAGATCAATTTAGATTGTATGCAACAGCATTATCTGCAAGTGAAGTACAAGATTTATATACCAATAATAACTAA
- a CDS encoding glucoamylase family protein has translation MRILNYIFIFLLFSSVSCSDNSGNSDGATTPEPTPLSDDELMNLVQRDAFKYFWDYAHPNSKLARERYVVNDPAFDQNIVTTGGSGFGLMTILVGIERGFVPRTEAVARLTTALNFLENADRFHGAWPHWMDGNTGNVIPFGTMDNGGDLVETAFLCESFICIREYFKNGNTQEQALAQKADDLWKGVEWYWYTKGENALYWHWSPNYEWQMNFKLEGYNECLAAYIMGAASPTHSIPNEAYHQAWARNGAIVSSGTKFGIPLIFNHNGANGTVGPLFWAHYSYLGLDPRGLSDQYANYWNLNKNHTEIIYQHCVTNPNNYTGYSNKCWGLTASYTRNSDGSTGYTAHQPSNDTGVITPTAALSSFPYTPTESMRFLRYLYEEKKDQYVGVAGPYDAFSPKYSWVTQRFLAIDQGTIAPMIENHRTGLLWNLFMQAPEVKTGLQNLGFSSTQHGF, from the coding sequence ATGAGAATTTTAAACTACATTTTTATTTTTTTGCTTTTTTCTTCTGTAAGTTGTTCTGATAATAGTGGAAATAGTGATGGTGCAACTACTCCAGAACCAACACCTTTATCGGATGACGAATTAATGAATTTAGTACAACGCGATGCTTTTAAATATTTCTGGGATTACGCTCATCCTAATAGTAAGTTAGCTAGAGAACGTTACGTTGTGAATGATCCTGCTTTCGATCAAAATATCGTAACTACTGGTGGTTCAGGTTTTGGTCTTATGACAATTTTAGTTGGTATTGAAAGAGGTTTTGTTCCTAGAACAGAAGCTGTTGCAAGATTAACTACAGCATTAAATTTTTTAGAGAATGCTGACCGTTTTCATGGAGCTTGGCCACACTGGATGGATGGAAATACAGGAAACGTAATTCCTTTCGGAACAATGGATAATGGAGGAGATTTAGTTGAAACTGCTTTTTTATGTGAAAGTTTTATTTGTATTCGCGAATATTTCAAAAATGGAAATACTCAAGAGCAAGCATTAGCTCAAAAAGCAGATGATTTATGGAAAGGTGTAGAATGGTATTGGTATACCAAAGGGGAAAATGCATTATACTGGCATTGGTCACCAAATTATGAGTGGCAAATGAACTTTAAATTAGAAGGATATAATGAATGTTTAGCAGCTTATATTATGGGAGCAGCTTCACCAACTCATAGTATTCCAAATGAAGCCTATCACCAAGCTTGGGCTAGAAATGGTGCCATCGTAAGTTCTGGAACTAAATTTGGAATTCCACTTATTTTTAATCACAACGGAGCAAATGGAACTGTCGGACCTTTATTTTGGGCACATTATTCGTATTTAGGCTTAGACCCAAGAGGTCTTTCAGATCAATATGCGAATTATTGGAATTTAAATAAAAATCATACAGAAATTATCTACCAACATTGTGTTACAAACCCAAACAATTATACAGGTTACAGCAATAAATGTTGGGGATTAACGGCTAGTTATACGCGTAATTCTGATGGTTCTACAGGTTATACTGCACATCAGCCAAGTAATGATACTGGTGTCATTACACCTACAGCAGCATTATCGTCATTTCCCTACACACCAACAGAGTCTATGCGTTTTCTTAGATATTTATACGAAGAAAAGAAAGATCAATATGTTGGCGTTGCCGGACCTTATGATGCGTTTTCACCTAAATACAGTTGGGTAACTCAAAGATTTTTGGCTATCGATCAAGGTACAATTGCACCAATGATTGAAAACCATAGAACTGGATTATTATGGAATTTATTCATGCAAGCGCCAGAAGTAAAAACAGGTTTACAAAACTTAGGATTTTCATCAACTCAACACGGATTTTAA
- a CDS encoding carboxylesterase family protein — protein MRKIIALIALFLFNDILAQDVSAKFETSISTNYSYQYALHKPKGKEKKPLIIFLHGSGEKGEDVELVKVHGPFKYLKTHEIDAYVLAPQCPKEVYWEPESLYQLIQKIIKDNKNIDESRIYLTGLSMGAWGAWNLAFAHPDMFAALVPIAGFVDRVPMIENCKIGEIPTRIFHGLVDDVVDVRYSIDIYKKLKGCAKDIELTIFDDANHDSWSRVYDNPEIYEWMLKQKKN, from the coding sequence ATGAGAAAAATTATTGCCCTTATTGCCCTATTTTTATTTAATGATATTTTAGCTCAAGATGTATCTGCCAAATTTGAAACCTCGATTTCAACAAATTATTCGTATCAATATGCTTTGCATAAACCTAAAGGAAAAGAGAAAAAGCCATTAATCATTTTCCTTCATGGTTCTGGTGAAAAAGGAGAAGATGTAGAATTGGTAAAAGTTCACGGTCCGTTTAAGTATTTAAAAACGCACGAAATTGACGCTTATGTTTTGGCACCTCAATGTCCAAAAGAAGTGTATTGGGAACCAGAATCTTTGTACCAATTAATTCAAAAAATAATCAAAGATAACAAGAACATCGACGAATCAAGAATTTACCTAACCGGTTTAAGTATGGGAGCTTGGGGAGCTTGGAATTTAGCTTTTGCGCATCCAGATATGTTTGCAGCTTTGGTACCAATTGCTGGTTTTGTAGATCGTGTACCTATGATTGAAAACTGTAAAATTGGAGAAATCCCAACGCGTATTTTCCATGGATTAGTTGATGATGTAGTCGATGTACGCTATTCGATTGATATTTATAAAAAATTAAAAGGTTGTGCCAAAGATATTGAGTTAACCATTTTTGATGATGCTAATCACGATAGTTGGTCAAGAGTGTATGATAATCCAGAAATCTATGAGTGGATGTTAAAACAGAAAAAGAACTAA
- the bglX gene encoding beta-glucosidase BglX produces the protein MKLRTISLFVATVLLSTATFAQKKNKQKTIPSKDVLVTELLSKMTLEEKIGQLNLPSAGEFTTGQATNSDIGGKIEKGLVGGLFNIKSVARIRDVQKVAVEKSRLKIPLIFGMDVIHGYETTFPIPLGLSCSWDMNHIKTSAQIAAKEASADGINWTFSPMVDISRDPRWGRASEGSGEDAYLGSQISKAMVHGYQGNSLMDNNTIMACVKHFALYGAPEAGRDYNTVDMSHIRMYNEYFPPYKAAVDAGVGSVMASFNEIDGVPATGNKWLMTDVLRNQWKFNGFVVTDYTGINEMIEHGMGDLQAVSALAMNAGIDMDMVGEGFLTTLKKSVEEGKVPMAQLDAAVRRILEAKYDLGLFHDPYKYCDVKRAKTEIFTKENRQIAQNIAAESFVLLKNSKSVLPLQANQKVALVGPLAIAQKHMPGTWSVATNFDTPITLRTALEAKLGQANVNYAMGCNFDYDPAFVEKAGFFGKPLPSDSRAKEVLWAEALEAAKKSDVIVFAIGEGAELSGESSSRTNLQIPQAQKDLLKELKKANKPIVLVLFNGRPLAITEENELADAILDVWFPGTEAGPAITDVLYGTVNPSGKLSMTFPRNVGQVPIFYNHKNTGRPLSLEKTQKGEFEKFRSNYLDVPNTPLFPFGYGLSYTSFDYSNFKVSSNTLSKGGKITVSVDVKNTGNFDGKEVVQLYIRDLVGSVTRPVKELKGFQKVAIKKGETKNISFELTEEDLKFYNSNLDFVAEAGEFEVFVGTNSDTQMKLKFELVK, from the coding sequence ATGAAACTAAGAACAATTAGTCTTTTTGTGGCAACAGTTTTGCTTTCAACTGCTACTTTTGCTCAAAAGAAAAATAAACAAAAAACAATTCCTTCAAAAGACGTTTTAGTAACAGAGTTGTTATCTAAAATGACTTTAGAAGAAAAAATAGGTCAGTTAAATTTACCAAGTGCTGGTGAATTTACAACTGGTCAAGCTACCAATTCAGATATTGGTGGAAAAATTGAAAAAGGATTAGTAGGAGGATTATTCAATATAAAATCAGTAGCACGTATTAGAGATGTGCAAAAAGTTGCTGTAGAAAAAAGCCGTTTAAAAATTCCATTGATTTTCGGAATGGACGTCATTCATGGGTACGAAACTACGTTTCCAATTCCTTTGGGATTATCATGTAGTTGGGATATGAATCATATTAAAACATCGGCTCAAATTGCAGCTAAAGAAGCAAGTGCTGATGGAATTAACTGGACATTTTCTCCAATGGTTGATATTTCTCGTGATCCACGTTGGGGTAGAGCATCAGAGGGTTCAGGTGAAGATGCATATTTAGGAAGTCAAATTTCTAAAGCAATGGTTCACGGTTATCAAGGGAATAGTTTAATGGACAACAACACTATTATGGCTTGTGTAAAACACTTTGCTTTATATGGTGCGCCAGAAGCTGGTAGAGATTATAATACGGTTGATATGAGTCACATTCGTATGTATAACGAATATTTCCCACCTTATAAAGCGGCTGTTGATGCCGGTGTTGGTTCAGTAATGGCGTCTTTCAATGAAATTGATGGTGTTCCGGCGACAGGAAACAAATGGTTAATGACTGATGTTTTACGTAACCAATGGAAATTCAATGGTTTTGTGGTAACAGATTATACAGGAATCAACGAAATGATTGAGCATGGAATGGGCGATTTACAAGCGGTTTCTGCTTTAGCAATGAATGCTGGAATTGATATGGATATGGTGGGTGAAGGTTTCTTAACTACACTTAAAAAATCTGTTGAAGAAGGAAAAGTTCCAATGGCACAGTTAGATGCTGCGGTTAGACGAATTTTAGAAGCTAAATACGATTTAGGTCTTTTCCATGATCCGTATAAATATTGCGATGTTAAACGAGCTAAAACTGAAATTTTTACAAAAGAAAATCGTCAAATTGCGCAAAATATTGCTGCTGAATCTTTTGTATTGTTGAAAAACTCAAAATCTGTTTTACCATTACAAGCCAATCAAAAAGTAGCATTAGTTGGTCCTTTGGCAATTGCTCAAAAACACATGCCTGGAACTTGGAGTGTAGCAACTAATTTCGATACGCCAATTACCTTAAGAACAGCTTTAGAAGCTAAATTAGGTCAAGCCAATGTAAATTATGCTATGGGTTGTAATTTTGATTATGATCCGGCATTTGTTGAAAAAGCAGGTTTCTTCGGAAAACCATTGCCAAGCGATAGTAGAGCGAAAGAAGTGCTTTGGGCAGAAGCTTTAGAAGCTGCTAAAAAATCGGATGTTATTGTATTTGCAATAGGTGAAGGTGCAGAATTAAGTGGAGAATCGAGTAGTAGAACCAATCTTCAAATTCCGCAAGCACAAAAAGATTTATTAAAAGAATTGAAAAAAGCGAACAAACCTATTGTTTTGGTTTTATTCAATGGACGTCCTTTAGCGATTACAGAAGAAAATGAATTAGCAGATGCTATTTTAGATGTTTGGTTCCCTGGAACTGAAGCGGGTCCTGCTATTACTGATGTTTTATACGGAACAGTAAATCCTTCAGGAAAATTATCAATGACATTCCCTAGAAATGTTGGACAAGTGCCTATTTTCTACAATCATAAAAATACAGGAAGACCTTTAAGTTTAGAAAAAACACAAAAAGGTGAATTCGAAAAATTCCGTTCTAATTATTTAGACGTTCCTAACACACCATTATTCCCATTCGGATATGGTTTAAGTTATACTTCTTTCGATTATTCTAACTTTAAAGTCTCGTCAAATACGTTATCAAAAGGTGGAAAAATTACCGTTTCTGTTGATGTGAAAAACACTGGGAATTTTGATGGTAAAGAAGTTGTACAATTATACATCAGAGATTTAGTAGGTTCTGTTACAAGACCTGTTAAAGAATTAAAAGGTTTCCAAAAAGTAGCTATTAAAAAAGGAGAAACAAAAAACATCAGTTTTGAATTGACTGAGGAAGATTTAAAATTCTATAATTCTAATTTAGATTTTGTTGCTGAAGCTGGAGAATTTGAAGTTTTTGTAGGAACCAATTCGGATACCCAAATGAAATTAAAATTTGAGTTAGTAAAATAA